In Schistocerca serialis cubense isolate TAMUIC-IGC-003099 chromosome 8, iqSchSeri2.2, whole genome shotgun sequence, one genomic interval encodes:
- the LOC126416630 gene encoding phospholipase A1 member A-like has protein sequence MDGASPRLLLLPLALLAAAGPAGCSASLWVVHMGPCPLVLGGDCPDPAVRFFLFTGSGDDADRVQVDGSDNWAGLDGPWFDPSLPTKVIVHGYNSGMDIQPLAAIRNAYLRRGGHNVLSVDWTALSPGPCYPMAAHNARFAGRCLAGLVRALTTRGATDVHVVGFSVGAHVAAYAANSLRPYKLPRITGLDPALPLFVTANRDHKLDASDALLVDVLHTNALVQGKLERCGHADFYLNGGVDQPGCGETSDRFGCSHHRAPLYFAESVTAGRDASGGFWGWRCGGLSLFLLGLCPARGDQVLMGEFLDPRQEGFFVVQTASSPPFALGRWRSSDPYRQHTQPLPVALPAGSADDCEDEDAGRLLRMLLGDREPELVLLP, from the exons GCTGCAGCGCCTCGCTGTGGGTAGTCCACATGGGTCCCTGTCCGCTGGTCCTAGGGGGAGACTGCCCCGATCCAGCAGTCCGTTTCTTCCTCTTCACTGG TTCAGGCGATGATGCTGACCGAGTGCAGGTGGATGGCTCGGACAATTGGGCGGGCCTCGACGGTCCTTGGTTCGACCCTTCGCTGCCAACCAAGGTGATTGTGCACGGCTACAACTCGGGCATGGACATCCAGCCGCTCGCTGCCATTAGGAACG CCTACCTGCGCCGCGGCGGCCACAACGTGCTCTCAGTGGACTGGACGGCGCTGTCCCCTGGGCCCTGCTACCCCATGGCGGCGCACAACGCACGTTTCGCTGGCCGCTGCCTCGCCGGGCTGGTTCGCGCCCTGACCACGCGCGGCGCCACCGACGTGCACGTGGTGGGCTTCAGTGTGGGCGCCCACGTGGCCGCGTACGCCGCCAACAGCCTGCGACCCTACAAACTGCCGCGCATCACCG GTCTGGATCCGGCGCTGCCGCTGTTCGTGACTGCGAACCGCGACCACAAGCTGGACGCGAGCGACGCGCTCCTGGTGGACGTTCTGCACACCAACGCGCTGGTGCAGGGCAAGCTGGAGCGCTGCGGGCACGCCGACTTCTACCTCAACGGCGGCGTAGACCAGCCAGGCTGCGGCGAAACCTCTG ACCGGTTCGGCTGCTCGCACCACCGCGCGCCGCTGTACTTCGCCGAGTCTGTGACGGCCGGCCGTGACGCCAGCGGCGGCTTCTGGGGCTGGCGCTGCGGCGGGCTCAGCCTCTTCCTGCTGGGCCTGTGCCCCGCCCGCGGCGACCAGGTGCTCATGGGCGAGTTCCTCGATCCCAG GCAGGAGGGCTTCTTCGTGGTGCAGACGGCGTCGTCCCCGCCGTTCGCGCTGGGCCGTTGGCGCTCTAGCGACCCGTACCGCCAGCACACGCAGCCACTGCCCGTGGCGCTGCCTGCGGGATCTGCCGACGACTGCGAAGACGAAGACGCTGGCCGCCTCCTCCGCATGCTGCTCGGCGACCGCGAGCCCGAGCTCGTGTTGCTGCCCTGA